A genomic region of Cannabis sativa cultivar Pink pepper isolate KNU-18-1 chromosome 1, ASM2916894v1, whole genome shotgun sequence contains the following coding sequences:
- the LOC115707465 gene encoding cysteine-rich receptor-like protein kinase 25 — MLISTKFPNTLLLASSLLITSIGLSVGAIVPTYLYHNCTNDTTYTPNSVYQINLRNLLSSLSSNASSESLNTSAGEGSSSPVYGSFLCRGDVNTTACRDCVTSAVKDVVKLCPVQKETMIWYDECQLRYSNRSFFGTVYERPRVSLYNTANVSTDIYRFNLLVGAIQMAAAEAARGRQGDKKFATKEFDVVGLNRLYTLVQCTPDLNASSCGRCFSDAIGRLPICCSGKLGGRVLFPSCNVRYEIYPFYNQNSTTPPPPPTPQPSLPPSFTSSSNGKTKTSSVVIVISVVVPVVVATFLLVICCYVHRMRARNNYNTIVTQDNANDLTNDVESLQFNFKSIETATSNFSDDNMLGKGGFGDVYKGVLLDGREIAVKRLSKSSGQGAAEFKNEVVLVAKLQHKNLARLLGFCLERDEKILVYEYVPNKSLDYFLFDPKKQSQLNWSIRCNIIEGIARGVLYLHEDSRLKVIHRDLKASNILLDRNMSPKVSDFGMARMFGQEQTQGNTIRIVGTYGYMAPEYAMEGLYSIKSDVYSFGILLLEILSGRKNSSFHIGDRTAGLVAYAWQLWNEKKVLDLMDPYLKDSCTPHEFMRYIQIALLCVQEDANLRPSMSSVVSTLKSEVPSLSQPERPAFISSGLHSDHELNPTDSLSVNIGMTVTEFLPR, encoded by the exons atgcTAATTTCCACAAAATTCCCAAATACCCTGTTGTTGGCTTCGTCGTTACTAATCACATCGATTGGGCTTAGCGTAGGAGCTATTGTTCCAACTTACCTCTACCACAATTGCACCAACGACACCACTTACACACCTAACAGTGTCTACCAAATTAATCTCAGAAACCTCCTCTCATCCCTTTCTTCCAATGCCTCCAGCGAATCCCTTAACACCAGCGCCGGTGAAGGCTCCTCCTCCCCCGTCTACGGCAGCTTCCTTTGTCGCGGAGACGTCAATACGACCGCCTGCCGTGACTGCGTGACGTCCGCCGTTAAAGACGTCGTCAAGCTGTGCCCTGTGCAGAAGGAGACCATGATATGGTACGACGAGTGCCAATTGCGCTACTCCAACCGCTCGTTCTTCGGCACCGTATATGAACGCCCGAGAGTCTCTCTTTATAACACCGCTAACGTTAGTACTGACATATACCGGTTCAACTTACTGGTCGGGGCCATCCAGATGGCAGCGGCTGAGGCAGCAAGAGGCCGGCAAGGGGATAAAAAGTTCGCGACTAAAGAATTCGACGTTGTAGGATTGAACAGGTTGTACACCCTCGTGCAGTGTACACCGGACCTGAACGCCTCAAGTTGCGGTAGATGTTTTTCTGATGCCATCGGAAGACTTCCTATATGCTGCTCTGGAAAACTTGGGGGAAGAGTTCTGTTTCCTAGTTGTAATGTTAGGTACGAGATCTATCCCTTTTACAATCAAAACTCAACAACTCCGCCACCGCCACCCACACCACAACCGTCGCTGCCTCCAAGTTTCACATCGAGTTCAAATG GAAAGACCAAAACATCATCGGTAGTGATTGTAATTTCCGTTGTGGTCCCAGTTGTTGTTGCCACCTTTCTACTTGTCATTTGCTGCTATGTCCATCGCATGAGAGCAAGAAATAATTATAATACTATAGTAACCCAAGATAACG CGAATGACTTAACGAATGATGTCGAGTCCTTGCAGTTCAATTTTAAGAGCATTGAAACTGCAACAAGCAATTTTTCTGATGATAATATGCTAGGTAAAGGTGGATTTGGTGATGTTTACAAG ggaGTGCTTTTAGATGGACGAGAAATAGCTGTGAAGAGACTGTCCAAAAGCTCAGGACAAGGTGCAGCAGAGTTTAAGAATGAGGTTGTGCTGGTAGCCAAGCTCCAGCACAAAAATCTGGCAAGGCTTTTGGGATTTTGCCTGGAAAGAGATGAGAAAATACTTGTCTATGAATACGTTCCCAACAAAAgccttgattattttttatttg ACCCCAAGAAACAGTCCCAGTTGAATTGGTCAATAAGATGCAACATAATCGAAGGCATTGCTAGAGGAGTTCTATATTTGCATGAAGATTCTCGGCTAAAAGTTATACATCGTGATTTAAAAGCTAGCAACATATTACTAGATAGAAATATGTCTCCTAAAGTATCCGATTTTGGCATGGCAAGGATGTTTGGCCAAGAACAAACACAAGGAAACACTATAAGAATTGTTGGTACTTA TGGTTACATGGCTCCTGAATATGCTATGGAAGGATTATATTCTATAAAGTCCGATGTTTACAGCTTTGGAATTCTGTTGCTTGAGATTTTAAGTGGTAGAAAGAACTCTAGCTTTCATATTGGGGATCGTACAGCAGGTCTCGTAGCATAT GCTTGGCAATTATGGAATGAAAAGAAAGTGTTGGATCTGATGGATCCGTACTTGAAAGATTCATGTACTCCTCATGAATTTATGAGATACATACAGATTGCTTTATTGTGCGTTCAAGAAGATGCAAACTTGAGGCCTTCCATGTCATCTGTTGTTTCAACGCTCAAAAGTGAAGTTCCCAGCCTTTCTCAACCTGAACGACCCGCTTTCATTTCGAGTGGACTTCACAGTGACCACGAATTGAACCCAACTGATAGTTTATCGGTCAATATTGGGATGACTGTTACTGAATTTCTGCCAAGATGA
- the LOC115707473 gene encoding cysteine-rich receptor-like protein kinase 15 isoform X1: MHCYWIHMLVLVHFKLLVLSLIQKTKTTFTIKDMVKVTISSAVISVFVLAFYFHKPVNSNPLLSDCIPTTVSYTSSFEHNLKTLLKSLVNNTPSSTGYNDTSYGEGLDQVYGQALCRGDVNVTDCQKCLESASQGIMNKCKTTRAIIWYEVCQIHYFPYDFRKMQIYAGKKPEKSYHRKKVAHPDQFRLAWTKLIKKLSDEAINDSNGTMFKTGDTEYSKGKIYGLVQCTRDIPKRECKICLRSALGDIQGFFPSEEGGIILSSNCNVRFEIFRFFYTQSSKADGSMRHKGKKRKILLVASCTSSLLVILMCSFAVYLRRKKNPKQDEVKSQNALLSYSLSPRAITVAGKDDELVSTEELPFMDLATISAATDGFSDHKKLGQGGFGCVYKGVLPDGKEVAVKRLSGKSWQGDEEFKNELVLIAKLQHRNLVRLLGCAVEGQEKLLVYEFMPNNSLDSFIFDSDKRALLDWKTRYSIICGIARGLLYLHEDSRLRIIHRDLKPSNVLLDSEMVAKISDFGLARIFCEDQNTANTKKVVGTYGYMAPEYAMDGQFSAKSDAFSFGVILLEIISGKKSCSSHLSEKAQTLIRYAWQLWREGKEVEFVDPLMMESSPTEDIIRCMHIGLLCVQEDPNDRPTMSSVVVLLGSGTVGLFTKIWENKDKF, translated from the exons ATGCACTGTTATTGGATACACATGTTAGTGTTAGTGCATTTTAAACTTCTGGTTTTATCTTTGATCCAAAAGACTAAAACTACTTTCACAATAAAAGACATGGTTAAAGTTACAATTTCATCAGCTGTGatttctgtttttgttttagCCTTCTATTTTCACAAACCTGTTAATTCAAACCCTCTCTTGTCAGACTGTATTCCAACTACAGTAAGTTACACCAGCTCATTTGAACACAACCTCAAGACCCTTCTAAAGTCATTAGTTAACAATACACCATCATCAACAGGTTATAACGACACCTCTTATGGAGAAGGTTTAGATCAGGTTTATGGCCAAGCGCTTTGCAGAGGAGATGTTAATGTTACTGACTGTCAGAAATGCCTTGAGAGTGCAAGCCAAGGAATCATGAACAAGTGTAAAACAACTAGAGCAATCATATGGTATGAAGTGTGTCAAATTCACTACTTTCCCTATGATTTTCGTAAGATGCAGATTTATGCTGGGAAAAAGCCAGAGAAGAGTTATCACAGGAAGAAAGTGGCACATCCTGATCAATTCAGATTAGCTTGGactaaattgattaaaaaactGTCTGATGAGGCTATTAATGATTCTAATGGTACCATGTTTAAAACCGGAGATACTGAGTATTCAAAGGGAAAGATTTATGGGCTTGTACAGTGCACCAGAGATATCCCTAAACGTGAGTGTAAAATTTGTTTGAGGTCTGCTTTGGGTGATATTCAGGGATTCTTCCCCTCTGAAGAAGGTGGTATCATTTTAAGTAGTAATTGCAATGTAAGATTTGAGATCTTCCGTTTCTTCTACACCCAAAGctccaaag CAGATGGGAGTATGAGACATAAGGGGAAGAAAAGGAAGATTTTATTGGTTGCTTCTTGCACATCATCACTGCTAGTGATTCTGATGTGTTCCTTTGCTGTTTATCTTAGGAGGAAAAAGAATCCAAAACAAG ATGAGGTAAAGAGCCAAAATGCATTACTTTCTTATTCACTAAGCCCCAGGGCCATCACCGTAGCAGGAAAAGATGATGAGCTAGTAAGCACTGAGGAACTACCGTTCATGGATTTGGCTACTATAAGCGCTGCTACAGATGGATTTTCAGACCATAAAAAGCTTGGACAAGGTGGGTTTGGCTGTGTTTATAAG GGTGTTCTACCAGATGGGAAGGAAGTGGCAGTTAAAAGACTATCAGGGAAGTCATGGCAAGGTGATGAGGAATTCAAAAATGAGCTTGTACTAATTGCTAAGCTCCAACACCGAAACTTGGTTAGACTTTTGGGTTGTGCTGTGGAGGGACAAGAGAAGCTACTTGTATACGAGTTCATGCCTAATAACAGCCTTGATAGCTTTATATTTG ATTCAGATAAACGTGCCTTACTTGATTGGAAGACTCGTTATAGCATAATATGTGGGATTGCTAGAGGGCTTCTTTACCTTCATGAAGACTCTAGATTACGAATAATTCATAGAGATTTAAAGCCAAGTAATGTGTTGTTGGACAGTGAGATGGTTGCCAAAATCTCAGATTTTGGTTTGGCAAGAATCTTCTGCGAAGATCAAAACACGGCAAATACCAAAAAAGTTGTAGGAACATA TGGATACATGGCCCCAGAATATGCAATGGATGGACAATTCTCAGCAAAATCAGATGCTTTCAGCTTTGGTGTAATCTTGCTGGAGATCATTAGTGGGAAGAAGAGTTGCAGCTCTCACCTTTCTGAAAAGGCTCAGACACTCATCAGATAT GCATGGCAACTATGGAGAGAAGGAAAAGAAGTGGAGTTTGTGGACCCTTTGATGATGGAGTCAAGCCCAACAGAAGATATTATAAGATGTATGCATATTGGGCTTTTGTGTGTACAAGAAGATCCAAACGACAGGCCCACCATGTCGTCAGTGGTGGTTCTGTTAGGAAGTGGAACAgtagggctatttacaaaaatatgggaaaataaagataagttttga
- the LOC115707473 gene encoding cysteine-rich receptor-like protein kinase 15 isoform X2 — translation MHCYWIHMLVLVHFKLLVLSLIQKTKTTFTIKDMVKVTISSAVISVFVLAFYFHKPVNSNPLLSDCIPTTVSYTSSFEHNLKTLLKSLVNNTPSSTGYNDTSYGEGLDQVYGQALCRGDVNVTDCQKCLESASQGIMNKCKTTRAIIWYEVCQIHYFPYDFRKMQIYAGKKPEKSYHRKKVAHPDQFRLAWTKLIKKLSDEAINDSNGTMFKTGDTEYSKGKIYGLVQCTRDIPKRECKICLRSALGDIQGFFPSEEGGIILSSNCNVRFEIFRFFYTQSSKDGSMRHKGKKRKILLVASCTSSLLVILMCSFAVYLRRKKNPKQDEVKSQNALLSYSLSPRAITVAGKDDELVSTEELPFMDLATISAATDGFSDHKKLGQGGFGCVYKGVLPDGKEVAVKRLSGKSWQGDEEFKNELVLIAKLQHRNLVRLLGCAVEGQEKLLVYEFMPNNSLDSFIFDSDKRALLDWKTRYSIICGIARGLLYLHEDSRLRIIHRDLKPSNVLLDSEMVAKISDFGLARIFCEDQNTANTKKVVGTYGYMAPEYAMDGQFSAKSDAFSFGVILLEIISGKKSCSSHLSEKAQTLIRYAWQLWREGKEVEFVDPLMMESSPTEDIIRCMHIGLLCVQEDPNDRPTMSSVVVLLGSGTVGLFTKIWENKDKF, via the exons ATGCACTGTTATTGGATACACATGTTAGTGTTAGTGCATTTTAAACTTCTGGTTTTATCTTTGATCCAAAAGACTAAAACTACTTTCACAATAAAAGACATGGTTAAAGTTACAATTTCATCAGCTGTGatttctgtttttgttttagCCTTCTATTTTCACAAACCTGTTAATTCAAACCCTCTCTTGTCAGACTGTATTCCAACTACAGTAAGTTACACCAGCTCATTTGAACACAACCTCAAGACCCTTCTAAAGTCATTAGTTAACAATACACCATCATCAACAGGTTATAACGACACCTCTTATGGAGAAGGTTTAGATCAGGTTTATGGCCAAGCGCTTTGCAGAGGAGATGTTAATGTTACTGACTGTCAGAAATGCCTTGAGAGTGCAAGCCAAGGAATCATGAACAAGTGTAAAACAACTAGAGCAATCATATGGTATGAAGTGTGTCAAATTCACTACTTTCCCTATGATTTTCGTAAGATGCAGATTTATGCTGGGAAAAAGCCAGAGAAGAGTTATCACAGGAAGAAAGTGGCACATCCTGATCAATTCAGATTAGCTTGGactaaattgattaaaaaactGTCTGATGAGGCTATTAATGATTCTAATGGTACCATGTTTAAAACCGGAGATACTGAGTATTCAAAGGGAAAGATTTATGGGCTTGTACAGTGCACCAGAGATATCCCTAAACGTGAGTGTAAAATTTGTTTGAGGTCTGCTTTGGGTGATATTCAGGGATTCTTCCCCTCTGAAGAAGGTGGTATCATTTTAAGTAGTAATTGCAATGTAAGATTTGAGATCTTCCGTTTCTTCTACACCCAAAGctccaaag ATGGGAGTATGAGACATAAGGGGAAGAAAAGGAAGATTTTATTGGTTGCTTCTTGCACATCATCACTGCTAGTGATTCTGATGTGTTCCTTTGCTGTTTATCTTAGGAGGAAAAAGAATCCAAAACAAG ATGAGGTAAAGAGCCAAAATGCATTACTTTCTTATTCACTAAGCCCCAGGGCCATCACCGTAGCAGGAAAAGATGATGAGCTAGTAAGCACTGAGGAACTACCGTTCATGGATTTGGCTACTATAAGCGCTGCTACAGATGGATTTTCAGACCATAAAAAGCTTGGACAAGGTGGGTTTGGCTGTGTTTATAAG GGTGTTCTACCAGATGGGAAGGAAGTGGCAGTTAAAAGACTATCAGGGAAGTCATGGCAAGGTGATGAGGAATTCAAAAATGAGCTTGTACTAATTGCTAAGCTCCAACACCGAAACTTGGTTAGACTTTTGGGTTGTGCTGTGGAGGGACAAGAGAAGCTACTTGTATACGAGTTCATGCCTAATAACAGCCTTGATAGCTTTATATTTG ATTCAGATAAACGTGCCTTACTTGATTGGAAGACTCGTTATAGCATAATATGTGGGATTGCTAGAGGGCTTCTTTACCTTCATGAAGACTCTAGATTACGAATAATTCATAGAGATTTAAAGCCAAGTAATGTGTTGTTGGACAGTGAGATGGTTGCCAAAATCTCAGATTTTGGTTTGGCAAGAATCTTCTGCGAAGATCAAAACACGGCAAATACCAAAAAAGTTGTAGGAACATA TGGATACATGGCCCCAGAATATGCAATGGATGGACAATTCTCAGCAAAATCAGATGCTTTCAGCTTTGGTGTAATCTTGCTGGAGATCATTAGTGGGAAGAAGAGTTGCAGCTCTCACCTTTCTGAAAAGGCTCAGACACTCATCAGATAT GCATGGCAACTATGGAGAGAAGGAAAAGAAGTGGAGTTTGTGGACCCTTTGATGATGGAGTCAAGCCCAACAGAAGATATTATAAGATGTATGCATATTGGGCTTTTGTGTGTACAAGAAGATCCAAACGACAGGCCCACCATGTCGTCAGTGGTGGTTCTGTTAGGAAGTGGAACAgtagggctatttacaaaaatatgggaaaataaagataagttttga